From one Lycium barbarum isolate Lr01 chromosome 6, ASM1917538v2, whole genome shotgun sequence genomic stretch:
- the LOC132600391 gene encoding auxin-responsive protein SAUR64-like has product MLSAKKLIKMARKWQKFAAKQRKRISLPRNRNDADSCSTSSSFMAGKGQFVVYTTDQKHFVIPLACLENELILQLLNMSEEEFGLPSGGPIKLLCDSAFMEYLVSLIKKGATAEDLHKALILLLSSSCSSTSSLHQEWRNQQLLVC; this is encoded by the coding sequence ATGCTAAGTGCTAAGAAACTTATCAAGATGGCTAGGAAATGGCAGAAGTTTGCAGCCAAGCAGAGGAAGAGGATTTCACTTCCAAGAAATAGAAACGATGCAGACAGTTGTAGTACATCTTCATCATTTATGGCCGGAAAAGGCCAGTTTGTAGTGTACACAACTGATCAAAAGCACTTTGTGATTCCATTGGCTTGTCTAGAAAATGAGCTCATTTTGCAACTTTTAAATATGTCTGAAGAAGAGTTTGGTCTGCCAAGTGGCGGTCCTATTAAATTACTGTGTGATTCAGCCTTCATGGAGTACCTTGTTTCACTAATCAAGAAAGGTGCAACTGCTGAAGATCTTCACAAAGCATTGATCCTCTTGCTTAGTTCAAgttgctcttcaacttcttcattgCACCAAGAATGGAGAAACCAGCAACTCCTTGTTTGTTGA
- the LOC132600392 gene encoding DNA-directed RNA polymerases II, IV and V subunit 11, whose protein sequence is MNAPDRYERFVVPEGVKKVSYERDTKIMNAATFTVEREDHTIGNIVRMQLHRDENVLFAGYKLPHPLQYKILLRIQTTSQSSPMQAYNQAINDLDKELDHLKNQFETELAKHTRDY, encoded by the exons ATGAATGCACCGGATCGTTACGAACGATTTGTTGTACCAGAAGGCGTTAAAAA ggTTTCGTATGAGAGGGATACGAAGATAATGAATGCAGCAACATTTACTGTTGAAAGAGAAGACCACACTATTGGCAACATTGTTCGCAT GCAACTGCATAGGGATGAGAATGTCCTGTTTGCTGGATACAAATTGCCTCATCCTCTTCAGTACAAAATCTTGCTCAGG ATTCAAACAACAAGCCAGTCCTCACCTATGCAGGCATATAACCAGGCTATAAATGATCTTGATAAGGAACTTGATCATCTTAAGAATCAGTTTGAG ACTGAGTTGGCCAAGCACACGAGGGACTACTAA